The following are encoded together in the Flavobacterium sp. TR2 genome:
- a CDS encoding penicillin-binding transpeptidase domain-containing protein: protein MTYKVFLSLTSAILISCLSKGTNKNSVLLNAKDTVIVRQDFKKYFDSCGVTGSIAIYDNVNHKWILSDKDADNAQTLPASTFKIVNLLIALETKTISSENDIVKWVGKTDTVRYGYRPEIYHDMTVKEAFKVSAGWVFVELAKKIGKKNYEKYLQLCNYGNVNLSQKDSDFWNFGDFGISPINQVEFLKKLYDEKLPFSRRNIQIVKNVMLSDEGSDYKVYSKTGWTREKGVNIGWWVGYIEKESRSYFFATRLLQDRKNNRSDFGSCRKDITKAVFKELQICNF from the coding sequence ATGACATATAAAGTATTCTTAAGTTTAACAAGCGCAATATTAATTTCTTGCCTGTCTAAGGGCACAAATAAAAATAGTGTTTTGTTAAATGCAAAAGATACTGTTATAGTTCGCCAAGATTTTAAAAAATATTTTGATTCTTGTGGTGTTACGGGTTCAATTGCTATTTATGATAACGTAAACCACAAATGGATTTTGTCTGATAAGGATGCTGACAATGCACAAACATTGCCAGCATCTACTTTTAAGATCGTTAATCTTCTTATTGCGCTTGAAACAAAAACTATAAGCAGTGAGAATGATATAGTAAAATGGGTAGGAAAAACGGATACTGTAAGGTATGGTTATAGACCTGAAATATATCATGATATGACGGTAAAGGAAGCTTTTAAAGTTTCTGCTGGATGGGTATTTGTAGAATTAGCAAAGAAAATTGGTAAGAAGAATTACGAAAAGTATTTGCAGTTATGCAACTATGGAAATGTCAATCTCTCTCAAAAGGATAGCGATTTTTGGAACTTTGGAGATTTTGGAATTTCCCCAATTAATCAAGTTGAATTTCTAAAGAAACTATACGATGAGAAGTTGCCGTTTTCGAGAAGAAATATTCAAATAGTGAAAAATGTAATGTTAAGCGATGAAGGTTCAGATTATAAAGTTTATTCAAAAACTGGATGGACAAGAGAAAAAGGCGTTAATATTGGTTGGTGGGTAGGCTATATTGAGAAAGAGAGTAGAAGTTATTTTTTTGCTACTAGACTTTTACAGGATAGGAAAAATAACAGGAGTGATTTTGGTAGTTGCCGAAAAGATATAACTAAAGCCGTATTTAAAGAATTACAAATTTGTAATTTTTAA
- a CDS encoding carbohydrate-binding family 9-like protein has protein sequence MKLPFSIIALFLTIQFSTYSQTFPVHKTKEKINIDGDLSEWKMPFLGPFVIHNTGEKATQQTFVSLLWDNENLYVAYKCTDSKIVGKAQAKDSQIFDTDDLAEIFLDPDGDSQNYIEIGVNAFSTHYDLLLKCISPECGGWNTSMNFDINDLESISKITAEGYTVEIKIPFSSLEKIENGGFQKPKIGTKWKGNAFRIDYGNTTEYLALQPYKSLQFGFHQPQEFTVFEFVK, from the coding sequence ATGAAACTGCCGTTTTCTATCATCGCCTTATTCTTAACCATACAATTCTCAACTTACTCCCAGACATTTCCTGTTCATAAAACAAAAGAAAAAATTAATATTGACGGTGATTTATCAGAATGGAAAATGCCGTTTCTTGGCCCCTTTGTTATTCACAATACAGGAGAAAAAGCCACGCAGCAGACTTTTGTTTCGCTTTTATGGGATAACGAAAATCTTTATGTCGCTTACAAATGCACCGATTCTAAAATCGTTGGAAAGGCGCAAGCCAAAGATTCACAGATTTTTGACACAGACGATTTAGCAGAAATTTTTCTAGATCCTGATGGAGACAGCCAAAATTATATAGAAATCGGAGTTAATGCATTTTCTACCCACTATGATTTGCTTTTAAAATGCATTTCGCCAGAATGCGGAGGATGGAATACCTCTATGAATTTTGATATTAATGACCTAGAATCTATAAGTAAAATAACGGCTGAAGGCTATACGGTCGAAATTAAAATTCCGTTTTCAAGCCTTGAAAAAATTGAAAATGGCGGTTTCCAAAAACCCAAAATCGGAACAAAATGGAAAGGAAATGCTTTTAGAATTGATTACGGTAACACAACCGAATATCTTGCTTTACAGCCTTATAAAAGTTTGCAGTTTGGTTTTCATCAGCCACAAGAATTTACGGTTTTTGAATTTGTGAAGTAA
- the hisF gene encoding imidazole glycerol phosphate synthase subunit HisF, producing MLAKRIIPCLDIKNGRTVKGVNFVDLRDAGDPVELAEIYSAEGADELVFLDISATEERRKTLVNMVRSVAEKINIPFTVGGGISSVEDVEILLNNGADKVSINSSAVKNPQLINDLAQKFGSQCVVVAIDAKQIEGQWIVHLVGGKVPTELNLFDWAVEVAERGAGEILFTSMDNDGTKNGFANEALAKLSELINIPIIASGGAGNIQHFVDSFKVGKADAALAASVFHFKEIEIKALKEELRGNGIEVRL from the coding sequence ATGTTAGCAAAAAGAATCATACCTTGCTTAGATATAAAAAACGGAAGAACCGTAAAAGGCGTTAATTTCGTTGACTTGCGTGATGCAGGCGACCCTGTGGAATTAGCTGAAATCTATTCAGCAGAAGGAGCAGATGAATTGGTTTTTCTGGATATTTCGGCAACGGAAGAAAGACGTAAAACGCTGGTAAACATGGTGCGAAGTGTGGCGGAGAAAATCAATATTCCGTTTACGGTTGGTGGCGGAATTTCGTCTGTTGAAGATGTTGAAATTTTGCTGAACAACGGAGCTGACAAAGTTTCGATAAATTCATCGGCTGTAAAAAATCCACAGTTGATAAACGATTTGGCGCAGAAATTTGGAAGTCAATGCGTTGTTGTTGCCATCGACGCCAAACAAATCGAAGGGCAATGGATTGTACATTTGGTTGGCGGAAAAGTTCCAACAGAGTTGAATTTATTTGACTGGGCTGTAGAAGTTGCAGAACGAGGTGCCGGCGAAATACTATTCACATCAATGGATAACGACGGAACCAAAAATGGTTTTGCAAACGAAGCTTTGGCGAAGCTGTCAGAATTAATAAATATTCCGATCATTGCTTCTGGAGGTGCTGGAAATATACAGCATTTTGTTGATTCATTCAAAGTCGGAAAAGCCGATGCAGCTTTAGCAGCGAGTGTTTTTCACTTTAAAGAAATCGAAATCAAAGCGCTGAAAGAAGAACTTAGAGGGAATGGAATTGAGGTTAGACTTTGA
- a CDS encoding 2-isopropylmalate synthase — protein sequence MNREKVQIFDTTLRDGEQVPGCKLDTKQKLVIAERLDKMGVDIIEAGFPVSSPGDFLSVSEICKIVENATVCGLTRAVKNDIDVAAAALKHAKKPRIHTGIGTSESHILHKLNTTPEDIIARAKYAVSHAKSYVEDVEFYAEDAGRTDNAFLAKVCEEVIKSGATVLNIPDTTGYCLPEEYGAKIKYLKENVKGIENVILSCHCHNDLGMATANSIAGAINGARQIECTINGIGERAGNTALEEVVMIFKQHPYLNLDTNINTRELNEMSRLVSESMGMIVQPNKAIVGANAFAHSSGIHQDGVIKNRATYEIMDPLDVGVNESSIILTARSGRAALAYRAKKVGYELTKTQLDIVYIEFLKFADIKKEVVDADIHQIIEASKIEVNI from the coding sequence ATGAATAGAGAGAAAGTTCAAATTTTTGACACCACATTGCGAGATGGTGAACAAGTTCCAGGATGTAAGTTAGATACTAAACAGAAATTAGTTATCGCAGAACGACTAGACAAAATGGGAGTTGACATTATCGAAGCAGGCTTTCCTGTGTCAAGTCCGGGCGATTTTTTATCGGTCTCTGAGATTTGTAAAATTGTAGAAAATGCAACCGTCTGCGGACTAACAAGAGCCGTAAAAAACGACATTGATGTTGCTGCAGCTGCTTTAAAGCACGCTAAGAAACCTAGAATCCATACTGGAATCGGAACTTCGGAATCTCATATACTCCACAAATTAAATACTACGCCTGAAGATATTATTGCAAGAGCAAAATATGCTGTATCACACGCTAAATCTTATGTAGAAGATGTAGAATTCTACGCAGAAGACGCAGGTAGAACAGATAATGCGTTCTTGGCTAAAGTTTGTGAAGAAGTTATCAAATCTGGAGCGACGGTATTGAATATTCCTGATACAACTGGATATTGCCTTCCAGAAGAATACGGAGCAAAAATTAAATACTTAAAAGAAAACGTAAAAGGAATCGAAAACGTAATCCTTTCATGCCACTGCCATAATGATTTAGGAATGGCAACTGCAAACTCAATCGCAGGAGCTATAAATGGAGCAAGACAAATTGAATGTACTATTAATGGTATTGGCGAAAGAGCTGGAAACACTGCACTTGAAGAAGTGGTAATGATTTTCAAACAGCATCCTTACTTAAATTTAGATACAAACATCAATACAAGAGAATTGAACGAAATGAGCCGTTTGGTTTCTGAAAGTATGGGAATGATTGTACAGCCAAATAAAGCAATCGTTGGAGCAAATGCTTTTGCGCACAGTTCTGGTATTCACCAAGATGGTGTGATTAAAAACAGAGCAACTTACGAGATCATGGATCCGCTAGATGTAGGTGTAAATGAATCTTCGATCATTTTAACGGCAAGAAGCGGAAGAGCAGCTTTGGCTTACCGCGCTAAAAAAGTAGGTTACGAATTGACAAAAACACAATTGGATATCGTTTACATCGAATTCTTAAAATTTGCTGACATTAAAAAAGAAGTTGTAGACGCAGATATCCACCAAATTATTGAAGCTTCTAAAATTGAAGTTAATATTTAA
- the hisIE gene encoding bifunctional phosphoribosyl-AMP cyclohydrolase/phosphoribosyl-ATP diphosphatase HisIE — translation MEIDIKSAHGLIPAIIQDSETKNVLMLGYMNEESLQKTIETQKVTFYSRSKQRLWTKGEESGNFLNLVDIKNDCDSDTLLIQAKPVGPTCHTGADTCWQEPNDANYGFISQLENTIKMRRENADSEKSYVASLFEKGINKIAQKVGEEAVEVVIEAKDDNDDLFLSESADLLFHYLILLQAKGFQLNDVIEVLKKRQK, via the coding sequence ATGGAAATTGATATCAAAAGCGCACACGGATTAATTCCAGCAATTATTCAGGATTCAGAAACAAAAAATGTTCTGATGTTGGGTTATATGAACGAAGAATCGCTTCAAAAGACAATAGAAACTCAAAAAGTGACTTTTTACAGCCGTTCCAAACAAAGACTTTGGACAAAAGGCGAGGAGAGTGGCAACTTTTTGAATTTAGTCGATATAAAAAACGACTGCGATAGCGATACGCTTTTAATTCAGGCAAAACCTGTCGGGCCAACGTGTCATACGGGCGCAGATACTTGCTGGCAGGAACCAAATGATGCGAATTACGGTTTTATTTCGCAATTGGAGAATACCATTAAAATGCGTAGAGAAAATGCAGATTCTGAGAAGAGTTATGTAGCGTCATTATTCGAAAAAGGAATCAATAAAATTGCTCAAAAAGTGGGTGAAGAGGCTGTAGAAGTAGTTATTGAAGCAAAAGATGACAACGACGATTTGTTCCTTAGCGAAAGCGCCGATTTACTATTTCATTACCTGATCTTATTGCAGGCAAAAGGTTTTCAGTTAAATGATGTTATTGAAGTTTTGAAGAAACGCCAGAAGTAG
- the hisA gene encoding 1-(5-phosphoribosyl)-5-[(5-phosphoribosylamino)methylideneamino]imidazole-4-carboxamide isomerase → MRIIPAIDIIDGKCVRLSKGDYDTKIIYNENPLEVAKSFEAHGIQYLHLVDLDGAKSSKIVNYKILEQIATQTDLQIDFGGGLKSDDDLRIAFESGASQVTGGSIAVKNRAIFEKWISEYGSDKIILGADAKDEKIAVSGWLEESNEDLIPFIQNYQKQGIQYVICTDIAKDGMLQGPSFDLYGKILENCNDKSSGAEIKLIASGGISTFDELPKLAELGCEGTIIGKAIYEGRITLKQLENYIIR, encoded by the coding sequence ATGAGAATAATACCAGCCATAGACATCATTGACGGAAAATGCGTGCGTTTGTCCAAAGGTGATTATGATACCAAAATAATTTACAACGAGAATCCGCTTGAAGTGGCGAAATCATTTGAAGCGCACGGAATTCAATATTTGCATTTAGTTGATTTAGACGGTGCAAAATCCAGTAAAATTGTCAACTACAAAATATTGGAGCAAATTGCGACACAAACTGATCTGCAAATTGATTTTGGAGGAGGATTGAAATCAGATGATGATTTGAGAATCGCTTTTGAAAGTGGTGCAAGTCAGGTTACAGGTGGAAGTATTGCCGTAAAAAACAGAGCGATTTTTGAAAAATGGATTTCAGAATATGGTTCAGATAAAATTATTTTAGGCGCTGACGCCAAAGATGAAAAAATTGCCGTTTCTGGTTGGCTGGAAGAGTCAAATGAAGATTTGATTCCGTTCATTCAAAATTATCAAAAACAAGGGATTCAGTACGTTATCTGCACGGATATTGCCAAAGACGGAATGCTTCAGGGGCCAAGTTTTGATTTGTACGGTAAAATTTTGGAAAACTGTAATGACAAATCAAGTGGAGCCGAGATTAAACTAATCGCTTCTGGCGGAATTTCAACTTTCGATGAATTACCAAAACTTGCAGAATTAGGCTGTGAAGGAACAATTATCGGAAAAGCGATTTACGAAGGAAGAATTACTTTGAAACAACTTGAGAATTATATAATTAGATAA
- the leuB gene encoding 3-isopropylmalate dehydrogenase, whose amino-acid sequence MNLKIAVLPGDGIGPEVILQAKKALYAIGEVYNHEFVFEEALMGAVAIDKTGNPLPEQTLNLCLNTDAVLLGAIGDPKYDNNPNAKVRPEQGLLKLRKELGLFANIRPIKPYKALIEASPLKREIIEGADFTIFRELTGGAYFGTKTLNEEGTHASDLCEYSEEEITRIAHLAFKAAQKRRKKLTMVDKANVLETSRLWRKVVQKVSEEYSDVKLDFLFVDNAAMQLILNPKQFDVILTENLFGDILSDEASVITGSIGLLPSVSLGEKNALFEPIHGSYPQAKGKNIANPIASILAAALLLEHFGLTKEAHVIYKAVEKAIEYKVVTVDLKPDSKFGTNEVGEFVSNFIFSKDDLLYFNNDNVSIGQSTIV is encoded by the coding sequence ATGAATTTAAAAATTGCAGTTTTACCAGGAGATGGAATTGGACCTGAAGTAATATTACAGGCTAAAAAAGCTTTGTACGCCATTGGCGAAGTGTACAATCACGAATTTGTTTTTGAAGAAGCGCTGATGGGAGCGGTTGCTATCGATAAGACAGGAAACCCTTTGCCAGAGCAGACTCTGAATCTGTGCTTAAATACAGATGCAGTTTTACTCGGCGCGATTGGAGATCCTAAGTACGATAATAACCCAAATGCAAAAGTCCGTCCCGAGCAAGGTTTGCTGAAACTGCGTAAAGAACTTGGTTTGTTTGCAAATATTCGTCCTATAAAACCTTATAAGGCCTTAATTGAAGCTTCTCCTTTAAAAAGAGAGATTATCGAAGGAGCAGATTTTACCATTTTTAGAGAATTAACGGGTGGTGCTTATTTCGGAACAAAAACACTTAATGAAGAAGGGACACACGCTTCAGATTTATGTGAATATTCAGAAGAAGAAATCACGAGAATTGCACATTTAGCTTTTAAAGCGGCACAAAAACGACGCAAAAAGCTAACGATGGTTGATAAAGCAAATGTTTTGGAAACTTCAAGATTGTGGAGAAAAGTAGTTCAGAAAGTGAGCGAAGAGTATTCAGATGTTAAACTTGATTTTTTATTTGTTGACAATGCGGCAATGCAGTTAATCTTAAATCCGAAACAATTTGATGTGATTTTGACAGAGAACTTGTTTGGAGATATTTTATCTGATGAAGCCAGTGTAATTACAGGTTCGATTGGTTTATTGCCATCAGTTTCTTTAGGAGAAAAAAATGCTTTGTTTGAGCCAATTCACGGATCATACCCGCAAGCAAAAGGAAAAAACATTGCCAATCCGATCGCTTCGATTTTAGCTGCAGCTCTTCTGTTAGAGCATTTCGGATTAACTAAAGAAGCTCACGTAATCTATAAAGCGGTAGAAAAAGCAATTGAATACAAAGTAGTTACAGTTGATTTGAAACCAGATTCAAAATTTGGAACCAACGAAGTAGGAGAGTTCGTTTCTAATTTTATTTTTAGCAAAGATGATTTGCTGTATTTCAATAATGACAATGTAAGTATTGGGCAATCTACAATTGTTTAA
- a CDS encoding M1 family metallopeptidase encodes MKHYLGSILVAFLIGFTVNAQGLLSDKSGKVFTHQDTLRGSITKERAWWNLKYYHLDIKVNPADKTISGTNTVRYEVLTPYNRMQIDLQEPMNITKVTQNGKELKFERDGNAFFITLNENQKVGETKEIIVSFGGIPKEAVDPPWDGGITWRKDKNGKDFIASSCQGLGASVWWPCKDHMYDEVENMLISVNVPGHLTDVSNGRLQSVKKQKDGTKTFNWYVANPINNYGVNINIGDYVNFTEKFKGEKGNLDCSYYVLRDNLAIAKEHFKDAPKMLKALENWFGPYPFYEDSYKLVEAPYLGMEHQSSVTYGNEFKNGYLGHDMSRTGWGLKFDYIIIHESGHEWFANNITYKDMADMWIHESFTTYSESLFLEYYYGKDAAAAYIIGQRKLISNDIPIIGIYDVNQEGSGDMYPKGANMLHTIRQLVNDDAKWKNILRGLNSTFYHKTVGTKEIEDYMSKESGIDLSNVFNQYLRTNQVPTFEYFFYNQKLGYHWINCTPKFNMPLKVKINGVETWLKPKKEWQELDVKSDKPTLAVDKNFYIITSDITD; translated from the coding sequence ATGAAACATTATCTTGGAAGCATTTTAGTTGCTTTTCTAATTGGTTTTACTGTCAATGCTCAGGGACTTTTGAGCGATAAGTCTGGAAAGGTTTTTACACATCAGGATACTTTACGCGGCAGCATAACAAAGGAAAGGGCCTGGTGGAATCTGAAATATTATCATCTTGATATTAAAGTGAATCCCGCAGATAAAACTATTTCGGGAACCAATACAGTTCGTTATGAGGTTCTGACACCATACAATCGTATGCAGATAGATCTTCAGGAACCAATGAATATTACAAAAGTAACTCAGAATGGAAAAGAACTGAAATTTGAAAGAGACGGGAATGCTTTTTTTATTACTTTGAACGAAAATCAAAAAGTTGGCGAAACAAAAGAAATTATAGTGTCCTTTGGCGGTATTCCTAAAGAAGCTGTTGATCCGCCTTGGGATGGAGGAATTACTTGGCGGAAAGATAAAAACGGAAAAGATTTTATTGCATCGTCTTGTCAAGGGTTAGGCGCAAGCGTATGGTGGCCTTGCAAGGATCATATGTACGATGAAGTAGAGAATATGCTGATCAGCGTAAATGTTCCTGGGCATTTAACTGATGTTTCAAATGGAAGGCTTCAGAGCGTTAAAAAACAAAAAGATGGAACCAAAACTTTTAACTGGTATGTGGCCAATCCGATAAACAATTACGGAGTCAATATCAACATCGGGGATTATGTCAATTTTACAGAAAAATTTAAAGGAGAAAAAGGCAATTTAGACTGCAGTTACTATGTTTTGAGAGACAATTTAGCCATTGCCAAAGAACATTTTAAAGACGCGCCAAAGATGCTGAAAGCGCTTGAAAATTGGTTTGGACCATATCCATTCTACGAAGACAGCTATAAATTGGTCGAAGCGCCTTATTTGGGTATGGAACACCAAAGTTCTGTAACTTATGGGAACGAGTTTAAAAATGGCTATTTGGGTCATGATATGAGCAGAACAGGTTGGGGGCTAAAATTTGATTATATCATTATTCACGAATCTGGACACGAATGGTTTGCTAATAATATCACCTACAAGGATATGGCCGATATGTGGATTCATGAAAGTTTTACAACTTATTCTGAGAGCCTTTTTCTTGAATATTATTACGGCAAAGATGCTGCTGCGGCATATATTATCGGGCAAAGAAAATTAATTAGCAATGATATTCCAATTATTGGCATTTACGATGTTAACCAAGAAGGTTCTGGCGATATGTATCCCAAAGGAGCCAATATGCTGCATACCATCCGTCAGCTTGTAAATGACGATGCAAAATGGAAAAATATCCTAAGGGGCTTAAATAGCACTTTTTACCATAAAACCGTTGGCACAAAAGAAATTGAGGACTATATGAGTAAAGAATCAGGAATCGATTTAAGCAATGTTTTCAATCAGTATTTAAGAACGAACCAAGTGCCAACTTTTGAGTATTTTTTCTATAACCAAAAGTTAGGATATCACTGGATCAATTGCACGCCCAAATTCAATATGCCTTTAAAGGTAAAAATAAATGGTGTCGAAACTTGGCTTAAACCTAAAAAGGAATGGCAAGAATTAGATGTTAAAAGCGATAAGCCAACGCTTGCTGTAGATAAAAACTTTTATATTATTACGTCTGATATTACAGATTAA
- the hisH gene encoding imidazole glycerol phosphate synthase subunit HisH, which produces MKIVIINYGAGNIQSIMFAIERLGFTAVLSNNPEEIKGADKVVFPGVGEASSAMMKLRESGLDNLIPQLKQPVLGICLGMQLMCNKTEEGNTQGLGIFDVDVLKFSNNVKVPQMGWNQIYDLKTDLFKGVSEKEFMYLVHSFYAPKCPETIATTHYDLEYASALQKDNFYGTQFHPEKSGDVGEKILGNFLKLNSNL; this is translated from the coding sequence ATGAAAATAGTAATTATAAACTACGGAGCAGGAAATATTCAGAGCATTATGTTTGCTATTGAAAGACTTGGTTTTACAGCGGTTTTGAGCAATAATCCAGAGGAGATTAAAGGGGCGGATAAAGTGGTTTTTCCTGGCGTGGGCGAGGCGAGCTCTGCTATGATGAAGCTTCGCGAAAGCGGTTTGGATAATTTAATTCCGCAATTGAAACAACCCGTTTTAGGAATTTGTCTCGGAATGCAGCTGATGTGCAATAAAACCGAAGAAGGAAATACTCAAGGTTTAGGGATTTTTGATGTTGATGTTTTGAAATTTTCAAACAACGTAAAAGTGCCTCAAATGGGCTGGAATCAGATTTACGATCTGAAAACCGATTTGTTTAAAGGAGTTTCAGAGAAAGAATTCATGTATCTGGTTCATAGTTTTTACGCGCCAAAATGCCCTGAAACTATTGCAACAACCCATTATGATCTTGAATACGCATCTGCTTTGCAAAAGGATAATTTTTACGGAACACAATTTCACCCAGAAAAAAGCGGTGATGTTGGGGAGAAAATTTTAGGGAACTTCTTAAAGTTAAATTCCAATTTATAA
- a CDS encoding M1 family metallopeptidase, with the protein MRKYFGSILTAFLFGFTANAQGLLNKSATVFTHQDTLRGSITKERAWWDLKYYHLNVKVKPSEKSISGSNTVRYTVLTENNRMQIDLQEPMNITKVTQSGKDLKFERDGNAFFITLNEKQKVGDVKEIVVFFEGKPKEAVRAPWDGGFSWKKDKNGKDFIATSCQGLGASVWWPCKDHMYDEVENMLISVNVPGDLTEVSNGRLQSVKKEKDGTKTFNWYVSNPINNYGVNINIGDYVNFSEVFKGEKGNLDCNYYVLKDNLALAKEQFKDAPRMLKAFENWFGPYPFYEDSYKLVEVPYLGMEHQSSVTYGNQYKNGYLGRDLSGTGWGLKFDFIIIHESGHEWYANNITYKDIADMWVHESFTNYSESLFVEYYYGKDAAAEYIIGCRKNIQNDIPIIGHYDVNNEGSGDMYPKGASMLHMIRQIINDDAKWKSILRGMNKTFYHQTVTGKQIQDYMNEQSGINFNRVFAQYLTTTQIPVFEYMFKNGTFGYHWTNCVSKFDMPVRVKLNGVETWLKPTTEWQSVKTDNEDRKLEVDKDFYVTTSNIVE; encoded by the coding sequence ATGAGAAAATACTTTGGAAGCATTCTAACTGCTTTTCTATTTGGTTTTACCGCCAACGCACAAGGACTTTTAAATAAGTCAGCAACCGTTTTTACGCATCAGGATACTTTACGCGGAAGCATCACAAAGGAAAGAGCTTGGTGGGATTTGAAATATTATCATCTTAATGTAAAAGTTAAGCCATCTGAAAAATCAATTTCGGGATCCAATACAGTTCGTTACACTGTTTTGACAGAAAACAACCGTATGCAGATCGATTTGCAGGAACCAATGAACATTACTAAAGTAACGCAGAGCGGCAAAGATTTGAAATTTGAAAGAGATGGAAATGCTTTTTTTATTACTCTAAACGAAAAACAGAAAGTGGGTGATGTAAAAGAAATCGTAGTCTTCTTTGAAGGAAAACCAAAGGAAGCTGTAAGAGCTCCTTGGGACGGCGGATTTTCTTGGAAAAAAGATAAAAACGGAAAAGATTTTATTGCCACTTCTTGTCAGGGTTTAGGCGCGAGCGTGTGGTGGCCTTGCAAGGATCATATGTACGACGAAGTTGAGAATATGCTTATTAGCGTAAATGTTCCTGGTGACTTGACAGAGGTTTCTAATGGAAGACTGCAAAGCGTTAAAAAAGAAAAAGACGGAACAAAAACTTTCAACTGGTATGTTTCAAATCCGATCAATAATTATGGAGTTAACATCAATATTGGCGATTATGTGAATTTTTCAGAAGTCTTTAAAGGAGAAAAAGGAAATTTAGACTGTAATTATTATGTGTTAAAAGATAATTTGGCTTTGGCAAAAGAGCAATTTAAAGATGCTCCCAGAATGCTGAAAGCTTTTGAAAACTGGTTTGGGCCTTATCCATTCTACGAAGACAGCTATAAATTGGTTGAAGTTCCATATTTAGGGATGGAGCACCAAAGTTCTGTAACCTACGGAAACCAGTATAAAAATGGTTATCTAGGACGAGATTTGAGCGGAACCGGTTGGGGATTAAAGTTTGACTTTATCATTATTCATGAATCTGGACACGAATGGTACGCTAACAATATTACGTACAAAGATATTGCAGATATGTGGGTTCATGAGAGTTTCACCAATTATTCAGAAAGTCTTTTTGTGGAGTATTATTACGGAAAAGATGCTGCTGCAGAATATATAATTGGATGCAGAAAAAACATTCAAAATGATATTCCGATTATTGGACATTATGATGTAAACAATGAAGGATCTGGCGATATGTATCCAAAAGGGGCTTCGATGCTTCATATGATACGCCAGATCATCAATGATGATGCAAAATGGAAATCGATTTTAAGAGGCATGAACAAGACTTTTTATCATCAAACCGTTACAGGAAAGCAGATTCAGGATTATATGAATGAACAGTCTGGAATTAACTTCAACAGAGTTTTTGCGCAATATTTGACTACAACACAAATTCCGGTTTTTGAATATATGTTTAAAAACGGAACTTTCGGATATCATTGGACTAACTGTGTTTCTAAATTTGATATGCCGGTAAGAGTAAAATTAAATGGTGTTGAAACTTGGCTGAAGCCAACAACAGAATGGCAATCTGTAAAAACAGATAATGAAGATAGAAAACTAGAAGTAGATAAAGATTTCTATGTAACGACTTCTAATATTGTCGAATAA